From Coffea arabica cultivar ET-39 chromosome 10e, Coffea Arabica ET-39 HiFi, whole genome shotgun sequence, one genomic window encodes:
- the LOC113711764 gene encoding E3 ubiquitin-protein ligase WAV3 — MGTGWRRAFCTTIPRDTEKLQQQQQQQNQTLSGDGDQIPSPSPSHRSCAKFGFLSSGSNPSTPRLQSQSPRLRCKTCAPSSNNDTPLISPQLHCKTTNNTPKSSTKSQKPRFGSNPSSPRSPFKILKNSLRLTRNSCGVCMQSVKAGQGMAIYTAECSHSFHFPCIAAHVRKQSTLICPVCNSSWKDVPLLAIHKLQQQSHQHQGAAVEQKDIMVDTTTAQTCYQETKSNHSQPHNFLPNLKTKQQQEKIPNAKQQLNSRPYNDDEPLVSPTAGVAKFIPIPEANEEDQDGDDVEVEEFQGFFVNPVPSDDALGSCPNKDFRNVEVSLLPEAAVVSATRTHETLAFVLKVKAPPPPPPLAHNSNSVHFKDPARRAPIDLVTVLDVSGSMIGAKLHMLKRAMRLVVSSLGSADRLSIVAFSATPKRLMPLRRMNPQGQRSARRIIDRLVCSHGTSVGEALKKATKILDDRRERNPVASIMLLSDGQDEKVQTNGSDNQRQRSSSRVSSTRFSHIEIPVHSSGFGRKAGYSKEPAEDAFSKCVGGLLSVVVQDLRIQLGFSSGSDPAEITAVYSCNGRPTALGSDCIRLGDLYAEEEKELLVEMRVPASTFGTHHVLSVKCYHKDPATQEAVSGREQALLVPRPQAVRASMPRIERLRNLFITTRAIAESRRLIEQNELTSAMHLLSSARGLLAQSRCESAGEYVRGLEAELAEVQWRRQHEQQLMEQQLMIQRRKVNEKEAGLFLDENGEPLTPTSAWRAAEKLAKVAMMKKSVNRVSDLHGFENARF; from the exons ATGGGCACAGGTTGGAGAAGAGCTTTTTGCACAACAATCCCAAGAGACACAGAAAAACtacaacagcagcagcagcagcagaacCAAACTTTAAGTGGCGATGGTGACCAAATCCCAAGTCCAAGTCCCAGTCACAGGAGCTGTGCAAAGTTCGGTTTTTTATCCAGCGGAAGCAATCCCTCCACTCCTCGTTTGCAGTCCCAAAGCCCCAGATTGCGCTGCAAAACTTGTGCACCTTCTTCTAATAATGACACCCCCCTCATTAGCCCACAGCTCCATTGCAAAACCACTAATAATACTCCAAAATCTTCCACCAAGAGCCAAAAACCACGTTTTGGCTCTAACCCTTCTTCTCCGAGATCCCCATttaaaatcctcaagaacagcCTCCGCCTCACCAGG AATAGTTGTGGAGTTTGTATGCAGAGCGTGAAGGCTGGACAGGGGATGGCTATTTACACAGCAGAATGCTCCCACAGTTTCCATTTCCCTTGTATAGCTGCACATGTGAGGAAACAAAGCACCCTCATTTGCCCAGTTTGCAATTCCTCTTGGAAGGATGTCCCTTTATTAGCCATCCACAAGCTTCAACAACAAAGCCACCAACATCAAGGGGCCGCGGTAGAACAAAAGGACATAATGGTCGATACTACCACCGCCCAAACATGCTACCAAGAAACCAAATCCAATCATTCCCAACCCCACAATTTCTTACCAAACCTCAAAACCAAGCAACAACAAGAAAAAATCCCAAATGCCAAGCAGCAGCTGAATTCCAGACCCTACAACGATGACGAGCCTTTGGTTTCACCAACAGCAGGGGTTGCTAAATTTATTCCTATTCCAGAGGCGAATGAAGAAGACCAAGACGGTGATGACGtggaagttgaagaatttcaaGGCTTCTTCGTCAACCCGGTTCCTAGTGATGATGCTTTGGGATCGTGTCCCAATAAAGATTTCAGAAACGTGGAAGTGAGTTTATTGCCTGAAGCCGCCGTTGTCTCCGCGACTCGAACCCATGAAACTCTTGCTTTCGTCTTGAAAGTTAAAGCTCcacctcccccgccacccctgGCGCACAATAGCAACTCAGTACACTTTAAGGACCCGGCGCGTCGCGCGCCTATTGACTTGGTGACCGTGCTGGATGTGAGTGGGAGCATGATTGGAGCCAAGCTTCATATGTTGAAACGAGCCATGCGGCTCGTTGTTTCCTCCCTGGGCTCGGCTGACCGGCTTTCGATCGTTGCCTTCTCGGCTACTCCGAAAAGGCTAATGCCTTTGAGAAGGATGAATCCTCAGGGTCAGCGTTCGGCTCGCCGGATAATCGACCGGCTGGTTTGTAGCCACGGTACCAGTGTTGGCGAGGCTTTGAAGAAAGCTACTAAAATTCTTGATGACCGGCGGGAGAGGAATCCGGTAGCCAGCATTATGTTGCTATCGGACGGTCAGGATGAAAAGGTGCAAACTAATGGTAGTGATAATCAACGGCAAAGATCATCATCCCGCGTTTCGTCCACCCGGTTTTCTCACATAGAAATTCCGGTTCATTCATCCGGTTTTGGTCGGAAAGCCGGCTACAGCAAGGAGCCAGCCGAGGATGCTTTCTCAAAATGCGTTGGTGGTCTGTTAAGCGTGGTGGTTCAAGATTTACGTATTCAGCTCGGGTTTTCATCCGGCTCTGACCCAGCCGAGATCACAGCCGTTTATTCGTGTAACGGACGGCCCACAGCTCTTGGCTCTGACTGCATCCGGCTTGGTGACCTTTACGCCGAGGAGGAGAAGGAATTGCTGGTGGAAATGAGGGTCCCGGCGTCAACCTTTGGGACCCACCACGTGCTATCAGTTAAATGCTATCACAAAGATCCGGCGACCCAGGAGGCGGTTTCCGGCCGAGAACAGGCTTTGCTGGTGCCTAGGCCGCAAGCTGTCAGAGCATCAATGCCCAGAATCGAACGGCTGAGGAATCTTTTTATTACTACGCGAGCAATTGCGGAGTCTAGGCGATTAATTGAGCAGAATGAGCTGACAAGCGCCATGCACTTGTTGTCGTCGGCTCGAGGTTTATTGGCGCAGTCGAGGTGCGAATCGGCTGGTGAGTACGTAAGAGGCTTGGAAGCTGAGCTAGCTGAGGTGCAGTGGAGGAGGCAGCATGAACAGCAGTTGATGGAGCAGCAGCTGATGATCCAACGGCGGAAAGTGAATGAGAAGGAAGCCGGCTTGTTTCTGGATGAGAATGGTGAGCCGCTGACTCCAACATCGGCTTGGAGAGCGGCTGAGAAGCTGGCTAAAGTGGCCATGATGAAGAAATCCGTGAACAGAGTCAGCGACTTGCACGGCTTTGAAAATGCTAGATTTTGa